The Actinobacillus succinogenes 130Z region ACTTTTCGAAATGACGTGAACAAACGGCGATCGGTGTCGGACAGCGGTTTCAACAGCCAGTTGATCATCGTTAAGTCATCACGGTACAGCCCCTTACTCGGGCGCCAGTCAATCTGACGTAAATGCCCCAAATCCGTCGGATGCGGTAAATCCAAGAGGGAATATTGCGGTGAAGCTTCATCTAAAATAGCGGGATATTTCACTAACCCCAGAACGGTACGACGGGTTAAATTCATACCTGCTTTTTCCGTATAGGGTTCCAATTTAGTGACGATACGAAAAGTTTGAGCATTGCCTTCAAAACCACCGGAATGACGCATCATAGCGTTTAACGCGGTTTCGCCGCCGTGCCCGAAAGGCGGATGCCCGATGTCGTGAGCAAAGCACAGCGTTTCAATCAGATCGTTACTGGGCAATAACGGTTTAAGCACGGATTCTAACTCTTTACTACTACAATTTAATTGTTCGGTAAGTGACGTGAAGGCTTCGGTAAAACGTAATTGGGAAGCCAAACTGCTACCGATTTGCGCCACTTCCAGAGAATGAGTTAAGCGGGTACGATAGAAATCGTTCTCTCCCACCGCATGGATTTGTGTTTTGGCCTGCAAACAGCGAAACGCCGCGCTGTGCAGAATACGGGCACGGTCGCGGCGAAAAGGCGGTCGGTGATCTTTTTCTCTCGGTCGGTCGGCTTGAAAACGCTCAAGCCAAGCGGAATTCACGGACAATATCATAGGCTGAAATAAATTAAATTGAA contains the following coding sequences:
- a CDS encoding anti-phage deoxyguanosine triphosphatase, with amino-acid sequence MILSVNSAWLERFQADRPREKDHRPPFRRDRARILHSAAFRCLQAKTQIHAVGENDFYRTRLTHSLEVAQIGSSLASQLRFTEAFTSLTEQLNCSSKELESVLKPLLPSNDLIETLCFAHDIGHPPFGHGGETALNAMMRHSGGFEGNAQTFRIVTKLEPYTEKAGMNLTRRTVLGLVKYPAILDEASPQYSLLDLPHPTDLGHLRQIDWRPSKGLYRDDLTMINWLLKPLSDTDRRLFTSFRKVRSNFQEFLKTVYKSLDCSIMELADDIAYGVHDLEDAVVVGLISQSQWQAAYDELKNCSSDWMRKNVDTLTQKLFSDYHYERKNAIGALVNYFITHVRWKMTADFTDPLLRYNAELPDDVICVLNIFKDFVFKYVIRDVETQRIEFRGQRILTDMFQIFESDPERLLPRNTVKRWQNAEAEGRKRIICDYIAGMSDAYALRVHRQLS